Proteins encoded within one genomic window of Dehalobacter sp.:
- a CDS encoding DUF6063 family protein: MSHLNTAVKIFKKLMDKGQFDRETDGDLFLEFRNTEVRSILAELEDEMDFRIVEASSTLYLVPDSGNSLLGFTTRDFREWVASDARLVDAYLLCYISMFILYLFYGSRNRNPKQREFLRISKLIGELDRRFAMAFENSEQAAVLDEKYAINFARVAELWESKQDFEEKSRKTKAGTILSACRLLERENLLRLVDDDREIRTTRKLDDLMLNYYLNDSRVDEINGLFEGGA, encoded by the coding sequence ATGAGCCATTTAAACACTGCGGTAAAGATATTCAAGAAATTGATGGACAAGGGACAGTTCGACAGGGAAACAGATGGAGACCTTTTTCTTGAGTTCCGCAACACTGAGGTCCGGTCAATCCTGGCGGAACTGGAGGACGAGATGGACTTCAGGATCGTGGAAGCGTCCAGTACTTTATACTTGGTTCCGGATAGCGGGAACAGCCTGCTGGGCTTTACAACCAGGGATTTCAGGGAATGGGTTGCCTCTGATGCCAGGCTTGTTGACGCCTATCTGCTCTGCTATATCTCCATGTTCATTTTATACTTGTTTTATGGCAGCCGGAACCGCAATCCCAAGCAGCGGGAGTTTTTGAGAATAAGTAAGTTAATCGGGGAACTAGACAGGCGGTTTGCTATGGCCTTTGAAAACAGTGAACAGGCAGCTGTGCTTGATGAAAAGTACGCGATCAATTTTGCCAGGGTGGCGGAACTGTGGGAAAGCAAACAAGACTTTGAGGAAAAAAGCCGCAAAACAAAAGCGGGCACCATCTTAAGCGCCTGCCGGCTACTGGAGCGGGAGAACCTGCTCAGGCTGGTGGATGACGACCGGGAGATTCGCACCACCAGGAAGCTTGATGACCTTATGCTGAACTATTATCTTAATGACAGCAGGGTAGACGAGATTAACGGGTTGTTTGAAGGAGGGGCTTAA